The Daphnia pulex isolate KAP4 chromosome 7, ASM2113471v1 genome includes the window TGGGcaaagaagagagagggaaaaatgTGAATGAGTATATATTCCAACTATTTGGAGGATAAAGAGATAGgaagtttaaataaaaaaaatgaaaacaaaatgattggAGTTGAAATTTGGATGTATTTCCTGGCAATACGGGTGTAAAAGAAAGTTCAAGAGTTTCGCTAACTTCTACCGCTAACTTTTGATTTAAGATAATTTGGGTTTAGCTGGGAATATGGCCCTGTGCCAGGTGTTGAGTCTTCAGAGACTGGgataaccccccccccccccattaaaaaaacaatttacccTTGTGCACGTAGCACTGTATTCATCTTGTTGTTACGCAAGTTCATTGCCACTGGCGAGACGCAACCACAGGCCGGACCATTTTTATTACCAAACCAACATCAAGAAGGTGACCTACGACGGCAAGTACCTGAACTGGGTGAGAAAAGACGAGCAAAACTCTGGTCCCGCATTCGAGTAGTATCGCAAATTCGAGTGCGCCCTCAACTGGGACGAGAAGCAATTCATGGGCACCCAAACTTTAATTGCGCACAAGAATTCCCGTTTCATCAAACTCTGGCTGGATTCTTACAAGGACAATTATCGTTCAAACAaatggtaaaatttaaattcatttatatCCTTTTTACTTAGGCTACTCTATACCAATGATGCTCTTGTATACTAGGTACTACAATGCGGGAGAACGGCCAACGACTGAAATCCTGTTGCCGAAACCGCATTTGATCCATCgcgagaaaaaacaatttaactgtcGTTTCGATGAGGATCAAAAATCCGAAATTTGACTAGCGCCCTGTCGTTGTCATCCATTTGCTGATAAATCACCGCAGCTACAGTGAGCAATCCTAATAGGACTACACAACTGAAGATTGGGTCCTCAACCTTCTCATGGCAATGCaagggaaaacaaagaaaacgacTCTTAAACTGATGATCATCGCTAAATAAATTGATATAACACTATTAAAAAACTTACTAATTATTTCGGGGTTTTAGGTTTTTAATTTAGAGCGTTTAGCCCTAAATTCTCGGTAAACCAGATCTGGGATTCCTTAACCCGAAATATTTGTATCGTATCGCAATACGaatttgttgtggttgttACCCCTAAATTTTCATGGTTATTTAGAAGGTTACCTACGTTAATTATTCTATAGTAGCCTATCCAGCTAGGGAACGATGagccaatgaaaaaaattagacgGAATGTAAGACGATTAAACTTTGTATTACTCTTTGCCGACCAAAATTGCAATTTGTTTGAATGATGTCAGTTCAACGAAACATTaatgaacgacgacgacgacaatgaCAACGAACACAAGGTCAATAAAAGTTAAACAGCATTTATagtgtttacaaaaaaaagggataaacCTGGGCAATAAAAGGAACAATCATCTTTTAAAGGACTTAACTTTGCATAAACAAGTATGATTTTAAGACTTGCTTACTACATTCAATATAGAATATTCAATATATGCATTCAATAAAATGATTACGTCAATATTTACTTCCAACCACTAAGCACATATTCAGAATCCAATCCTGAATCCAATGCATTAGTATTAAGAGGCTTAGATGTAGTAGCCTTCACCACATTGTctatgaaagaaatgaaatgattacaACAACATTTAATTATAGTAGGGGAGAGTTGTACTAGTTGTggttttttgtggtttttgagccccctcttctttatttctcaatattttttatccccgctaggcttaaaaaaaagaggaaaaaattagctataaaaagcgtatttttctgacaatttgctttgtttgaaaccaaaaacgttttaaaaatgaaggagGGGGGGTTGAGTCGGGGGGCAACATGCTCATGTACGCGGGGTAGGATGGCCCATGTTATTCTTATTGGCTAAAAGAACACCTGGCGATGGcgtcatcaactaaatttCCCGAAAAATTTTCCCTCCTATCTCTAACCCAACAACACAAGTTGCCCcgaaaaaaggtttctttgttattattgcgttttcaagcaataattttgttaataaaaatatataaaaattggttgctgaaaaaggaaagaatttcctttcagaaactaatttttcagaaattttaagttaactagggaagaccaaaaaagaaaaaaagaaaacgaaatagaCGACACGTTTTAAGGgacaagaaattattttagttgttgtttccaTACTACACGGACTAtttccgtaattttttttaaagctgcgCATTATTAAAAACTATGACTGCTCAATCGAACCGGACGAGGCTGCGACGGACACAGCGTCTCTGGCAATTTGACTCAGTATTGGAAATCTACTACTGTTTGCTTTCCAAAATTTAAGAGGCTTCGTTGGATGCAATTCACCTTCACCAAACCTTTTTCTAAGCGTGGTGGAGACTGGAGAAGActaacgagagagaaaagggtcTGGCTAAACAGCTAGAAAAGTACAGTGGCTACTAGAACCAAGGGCCGACCTTGAATAGTTGAATGACTGAAGTTGCAATTTTTgacttcaaatttcaatcactagatgagagtaaaaaaaagtatctttATCTGGTATCTTATCTGGTATCTTCGGGGTTTTTCGCCCCAGCCTGAAGATAAAGATACTTTTTTTTGCGATTTTCAAGGCAAGATAGAAGATACAGAAAAGATACCAAAagtatcttatcttatcttatcttatcttatcttatcttatcttatctttccGGAAAGATAGGACGCACTGGTGCCAAGTTACCCACTACCTCAATtgccccgttctcccctaccGACAAATTTATTTCGGGACTTTGCTTTCTCTTGAGTTGATGGCCGAGTGATTGGCCTACCGTCAATTGTCAGTTGATTGCTGTGATTACATGGTGCATCACTTCAAGCGAGTTCAAGAACAATGAAACAGctagaaaatctgaattttttaaattttggaatgACATTTTTTCTGTGTATACAAAAAAggggataataataatcattgtAACGGATCATGTTGCACCAATTTATATTTGATTGCTGATTCATTTTTGTGAGCGTGCCTTATTGAACGTTTAACGTTCTTATTGGGAACATTTAAAGGATATACGATTCAAAGTACGTGACCTtagtattattatatttcatcGGTTGTAACTTAAGCGTTTTCTAGAACTGCGTAGTTAGGCGCCAACTACGTGGCAATAGAAACGCTTGggtatacagtacctaccgaaagtcttaagaagcccgagaggaccttgtgcaaaaacgctgtttttgcagtcctctCAGTACTACAGTTTTTTACCAAAtgctttcaaatttggtatgTACATAGCTAGAGGTAGTGAGACCATCTCtgttttttcagatttttgtttacatttcctGAAGTACTTTTAGCCGGATCTAAAAGTTtttggaaagccgagaggaccttatgcaaattaggccactttggccttttttgcagttgaacgGCTTGGGGTAGGGAAACgcgactttttttaaaaaaatcaaactacgTTAGCTTTATCTCAGGtctgattaaaaatttttttattaatattatctcagtttcatttgaagttaaaaaacgaaaaagtataattccccttttttccgcttccatccctttgttttctctcgcgcCAACGAAAAACACATAGCCATATATAGCCACGCCTATCTCTTCCAcccttttttacttgaaactcCACCTTCTCTTCGGCAAAGCACAATGTACTTCAAATTCGTTAAAATTGCTCTGAATGACGCCATAATTTTCGTTTGGATGTTAGAGGAACAGGCATTTGCTGCTATTACATTCCATTTCAGTTGAGTTAATACTGAATTTAACGGCCCGTTTTTCTCAGTTATGTCTTGGAATCTAGTGAAAACGGGCAAGCAATTGATTACCCAACTTGTAATCATTACTACGGGATTGATCATTTTAGCAATCATCTATCAACAGGTAACTAAGGAATTAAAGCTACacgaacaaattttaaaatattatataggcctaccaCGCATCAACGCGTTCTTATACATCAGCGCGGTTTAAGTTCACGCAatgattatatttttgtgtagCATATATTATCATGATGAGCAAATGTAAACATCAAAGAATAAAACGGGAAgttatatttttgtgtgtatcCTTTCAGGAACTCAGTTTCCAATCCTCGAAAGAAACTGCGATGGAAGTAAAATTCACTAGGTTAGAGAAAAAGCTAAATGACTGTGAAGCGGAGAATAAAACCGTGGCCAGTTCACTGGAAACAGAAAGCAATTTGGTTCGGAAAAACAACGAGACGTTGGCTAACAAAATTAAACTTCTAGAACAGGAGAAGAATCAAACAGAACAACTTATCGATAGAAACAGGGACAAATTAAAGTCAAACGTGACAGTAATAGAACGGGATTTCTTCCACTACATGGCCGTTTCCTTGCGGGACACGCCCTACCCCGGAGTAGAAAACTACACCCGGTACACGGGGGCTCGTCTAGGGATGCTACCATTTGCCGGAATTGAGCCGCTCAAGCTGGAATACGGTCCCGTGACTAATAAAGTCACGTCATTCCGCTACCCCATCACCGTTCCAGCGTGTCAGATTCCCGCCAGGAACAATCAAAGTGTTTTCGTCGCCGTCATCTCGGCCCCCAGCAATTTCGACAAGCGAAACACAATCCCGCAGACGTGGCGAACTCACCTCAATGTCTCCTACCTTAACAGTATAATGGTCGTGGCTGGTTTCGTTTTCATTCTGGGGTTGACGGACAACGACAACACGACCCAAATCAAAATCGAAGAGGAGAGCAAAACCCACGGTGACCTGATTCAGATTGAAATGTCCGATTTCTATCGGAATTTATCGCTTAAAGTGGCCGGCCTCTTCAACTGGTTGTACAGGCACTGCCagcaaattgattttcttttcaaagtggacgacgacgtctaTGTCAACGTCCGGAATCTCGCCCAGTTCGTCCGGTTCCAAACCGGTCCGATCAGAGCATTTACGGCAATTCAGCTAGCAACTTGTTTCCTGCCCGAGGTAGGCACATTCAGCATTCGAAATATGATTGGAGTGGACATTTATAATTCTCTCATAAGAGTAGTTTGCTAATAGTAAAGAAATGTTTAGCTATATCCAAACAGTTATATTTTCTCACAGgggctgaaaaataaattgtttagatagaaagacaaaacagaaacaacaaaaatgctATGTAATTGCCCGAAACCACCTGAGGTGGTTCAAGGTATAGAGCGGTTGGTTCAAGTTTGTCTTGTTTCGGAATTTGATTGGTTTGTATTGTGGACTGACCCTTTTGTTTGGTCTGCCATAACATGTGACtagcatttttatttccattttcaaaaagaatactcattttcttttccacgaTTTTTGCTGTTATTGACCCTGGGATCAAACCCACTTCAtctttgtaacatttttttttaactcacCTTGACACCACATCTCAACATGTTTGCCTATACCTAAAGACTTCCTATACATAAACATGTGTTTTGGAAAAATCTCCAAAccacaaaatgttttctacTTAGCAAACCCCATTTTTCGAGTTTGACGGCGAGCGTGAtgattaaatgttttattttatctcaGGTGGCAAATGGAATGTGTCTGTGGAAGAGTGGCCTTGGAAAGATTACCCACGTTATTTCTTTGGTCCCGGTGTTTTATTTCCTGGTGGGACCATCCTCCCGTAACTAGCTTCTTTCCAGACTACTCCATTACATCCCGTCGACGATTTGTACTACAGTGGCATTTGCTCAGAAAAGGCAGGCGTCAAAGTTCGTTGGTCTACTTCGTCCAACAGGTATAAATGAATTTGACGTTTGCTTATCCACCGTGATCTAGGCTTGCCTATATGACACCTTCGAAATATAAACATCGGTTGTTGCTATAGACTTCTCTCTATAAGAAATATGTCGGTTAAAAATTCCGAGATTAGTCTATACATCTCGATAAAATATTACCGAGATAGATGTCgttatttgataatttttcgctatttttatcatttttcggtattgatgaagaaaacaaaaaaaagaggcgtAAAATTGTCGCCTCTCCTCTTTTAGTTGTCgggtgatcaaaaaaattgacgtCGTGGAAGGGAGGTAGACAACTAGACATAGATTACGTATACAACTCAGGGTGGAAATGGGGGAaagacaaagtaaaaaaatgtagacaGCGTCATGTTAGGTTCGCTTTTAAGCAAATTAAGTAGGTCGTTTAAACTGCCTTTATCGTTTTATAACGCAAGATTAACGACATACGTCTGCGTATTATTATAGTAGTAAGGCCTATACCAAAATATGCCCCAGTAATATATAGGGATATAGCGTTTATCCATGTATGGAATGAATGTTGaacagaaaaatacaaagtcCCAACTTAGTAATTACAGGATTTATTAccaaatataaataacaaatagcACAGTCAGTAGCACTTCGAGTTGTGAATTGCCATGTGAAAATTCCCAGAATATAGCTAATAGGCCTACTTGGATATGTAAGGTGAGAGAggaacggagaagaagaataattttaaaaatccaggATCCAggtggaaatttaatttttggatctctttctctctgacCCTGATGTGGGGCTACCTAAATTGCATATCAAATTGATATTTCTAACAAATGGGCTTTATTAACATGATTGTATTCAacctttttataaaaaaaaagttaaaaaagttttgaaatatacaagttacaaatgaaaaacgaactgGACTATTACTAACATAGTTTAATTGGCTGAATAGTATATGAACGGTGCCGGATCTACGGTTCAATCGTCTTTTGGCAAATCCGACAAGGATGCCAGATCTTTTATCTGTTGAAATAGGAcaggtagaaataggactagTGGATGGTAGAAATAGGATTGCTCGTAAGGAGAAATAGGACTGACAATAATGAGTTGCAAAAAGTAGTCCTATTTCGACCAGTCCTAATGTGACTAGTCCTAAAACGTAGTCCTATTACTACCAGTCCCATATCGTTTCAGTCCTATTTCACCGACTACCATCAACGAAATATGGATGTCTGCAATATTTAATCGTTATTTATATAAGGAAATAGctacaaatattttattattgtattaatttaaaaattcgcTACAATTAactttaacaaataaaaatatgactaGTCCAATCATACAAATCTAGATGTTATTTTCCgctaaccattttttttattgttgtaatATTGATAAGGTAGGCCTACACAGCAGCGAAAAACTACTTACTGTATTTTGGCCTTTTTAAGTAGTTAAAGGCTACTGATTATCAATCTAAAAcctttattaaattaattaagtcCAACCTAATTAGGGAAGAGTGGGGAAAGTAGAGAATTGAGTAAGTATTCACAGTCGCTGATATGTCGCTGATAGTCGGTGATATGACAGAATATTGATGATCAATACAATTTGTCTATCTAccttattttctattcatttagCGTTAGGTATGAGGGTTGCGGAACCGTTTGCCGCATCGCGGTAAAATAGTTATTGATGTTAAGGGATAGAGTTAAGTAAAGAGGGACGTATTAGTTAGGgataagaaaatgagaaatctATCAAATAAGGTAGCTCAATCTCTATCATAGGTTGACAACATCCACCAatacacataaaaaaaggCGGGTTTTGGAGCTACACgtaaagaaactttcagccgcgAATGTATAATAAGTTAAAAACTTCTATAGTAATCGTAGGGTCCGTATCTTGTAAAAATAGAAACCTCTGATGCAAGAAAAAGTAGGCTATAACATACTAAAAACGTGCCCCCCAAAAGTAAAACTAAAGCTTTGAAAACCCAATAAAGGATTTTTTTAATCGTGTTGAATTGAATATAGCCTATTTTTGTTCTCGCTCGTTGTTCTGAAGAGATcctcaatcaaaattttatgatttcatATTCAATTAGACAATAAGAGATTTTGGGGGTGATGAGCAAGTTTGGTTCGTAGTCTGACCAGACCACCATGAGGCCACGTCTTCAACAAACTTATTGTCTTTCTTGCTGCTGGTGAGCAGCTCGTTCAGTAATTGACAAAGACGATACCTCCATCCAAAGGAAGTCGATCGACAACGTATTGGCTTTTCCATTCGAAGTAACTCGAGTAGAGGGTGTCCTTAGCAATCAGCTTCTCCAGGGGGTCGGCCAGTGCCTCTGGGTTCTCAAAATGTCTGCCGTTTACGTACGATCTGGCGGGGAAGAAGTCGGAAAAATCGGCTCCGCCATAGACGACCGGCACCGTGTCGTGAGCCAGCGGCCGGTAGAGTTTCTCCGTGACGTAGTCGGGACAGAGGGAGTTCTCGAAACTCAAGTAGAAACGATAGTGGCGACTGAGCATCTGATCACATTCGGATTTATTTGGACAGGAATGCTTGCCATTGGCGCATTTCCCGTAAATGTCCACAGAAATGAACTCGGAGAAAACGGCGGACCAGCGATTCCCACTGGCTGTTTGAATGGCAATTAGAAACAAACCAGGCGACAGCCCGATCCTTGATGTTGTTAATACTTGTCACGTTCGTTGATGCCGAAAAGACTGATGAGGGATCTGCTGAGTGTTGTTCCAGAGCTGCTACTGAGTCATTTCCATAGCATGGGAATTTCAAACAGGAAGGCGAGGCTGGATCGATACAACGCAAGCGACCGTAAGCGTGCAGTTCAACGACATCCGAATCCCGGCGATACGTCATCGTCCTGTTGAAGTAATGGCGGAAGACGGGCTGCTGCAACAGGCCCAGGTCCGTATGGATTGGTGATTCCagcaggaagaagatgaagatttgGTGAGGACGCCTCCATTCTGGCAGAGGCAAGTCTTGGACGTGCAGGTCTCGGCCGTGAAAGATGACGGCATTGCTGTCGTTCAACAGTCCTCGGTCCGTCGTCGTCAGgcaattgctgctgctggatgcggTAACTCGATCGATGCATGAACCGAATGGCTCGCTGCCCAGTCCAACCTCAAAATCGCTGGACTCGAAGAATTTCGTCCAGTAGAGAATGATGGATGTCTGATGTTGGGGGACCGGTTGAAGTGGGCGCTGGGACGTCCTGCGTATCTGCTAGTTTCCTTCTTGGTCTGCTATTACATTTTTGCGATTTTCTAGCAGCGGAAGAGCCTTCAGCAGAGTCTGCAGCACTGCTTGCTGATCGGTCGcactcaaaacaaaaacagttatGATGAAACTCACAAAAATGGCAACGTAGAGTGTCGACCGTAGATTCAAATTTCCTGGGCGAAATAAATGGTTGCACCGCCAATCGTCCAGCATTGCGCATTTAATACGTTATCGTTCGTGTGTGGACATGGACTATAGTCATTGATCGACGAATAGTAGTTGATAGGTGAATGTCACAGACGTGCTGCCACACGGAACATGCGGCGGCTGCTGACTAAGAAAGTACACTATTATTATGAAAACCATTTCGAAATAAATAAGGTGTGGTCGACACTGAGCTGGCGGAACTTGTACTTAGTGATAACCATCATTTGTTATCGTCCAGC containing:
- the LOC124197795 gene encoding alpha-(1,3)-fucosyltransferase C-like, coding for MLDDWRCNHLFRPGNLNLRSTLYVAIFVSFIITVFVLSATDQQAVLQTLLKALPLLENRKNTSIILYWTKFFESSDFEVGLGSEPFGSCIDRVTASSSSNCLTTTDRGLLNDSNAVIFHGRDLHVQDLPLPEWRRPHQIFIFFLLESPIHTDLGLLQQPVFRHYFNRTMTYRRDSDVVELHAYGRLRCIDPASPSCLKFPCYGNDSVAALEQHSADPSSVFSASTNVTTSGNRWSAVFSEFISVDIYGKCANGKHSCPNKSECDQMLSRHYRFYLSFENSLCPDYVTEKLYRPLAHDTVPVVYGGADFSDFFPARSYVNGRHFENPEALADPLEKLIAKDTLYSSYFEWKSQYVVDRLPLDGGIVFVNY